The candidate division WOR-3 bacterium DNA segment CCTGTTGTTTGTTCAAAACCATCCATTCTTTCGTCATCGGTTTCGCATGAATTGAAGTAAATATGGCCAAAACCTTTGTGTATAAGCTCTAGCATTTCTTTATCGTTTTTTAATCCCGGAGACTCGTTTATTCTTAATTTAGATATTGTTGGATTCCAAAATGGTGTGTTTACAAAAACTACAACCCCATTTTTGACCGCTTTTTTTAGAATATCCAAATCTAAGTATCTAATATAATATCTATTTAGGCTGGTTATAAAAATGTTTGGTTGCCAATCAAGCAAGAGTTGATTCAGATTACTTGTGGCTGTTAAGGTTTTAAATTCATGACCCATGTCAGTAAACGCGTTCTTATAACCCCAATATATTGTTCTGCCGGCATAAATAGATTCGTGTGGATATTGGTACAAAACCTTCATATGATTATACCTATCATTTACACATCAATAATTAAGTATAAGATTCATAGCCATTATGAAAGCTATTTCACGACGAACTGCTATATACATATATAGCGTTTAAACCATTGTCATATTTTTTGACATACCCCAAACTCGTAAGATAGCCATCAATCTCCCCGTTTTGTTGCTGAAAAATTTCTAAACATATAAGTTTGGGTTGCGGTCCATGTTCCCAGTCATAGCTTTTGAGTACGTCTAGATCGTTGCCTTCTGTATCGATGGTAAGAAAATCTATTGCGCGGTTATTAGCGTAGGTGGATACTATTGAGGACAAAGTTACGGTTTCAACATGTATTTCATCGATCATTTTGTAACCCATTTTTATATTATTATCACGTTCCTCTATGGAAAATGTTGATAATGTATCAGGTATGAACTTATAAAAGGTCATGAAACCGGTTTTGGTTGAGACGCCAACATTTAAATTTATGTCTCTTGGCCTCATTTTTAGCAGTTTTTTATACTTTTTAATGTCTGGTTCTATGTTGATTCCGCACCACCCTTTTTTATAAAACCTTGCCGTGTTATTAAATCTAATTGGATCGTTAGCTCCCACATCTATGTAAAAACCCTCGCTTTTATTTCCGAGTATGCTATCGATTACCACATCTTCCCCCAATTGGCTATAGGTTGAAAAGAGAGTTCTTTTAACAAAAGCTGCAATCTCATACCAAATATATCTGCAAGACTTAACAAATCCATTCCTTTTTAATCTTTCTATAGTTTCGTTCATTTTATTAGTGCTAGAGGTAGCTGGTTGTTATTCTGTTATTATACTGTATGAGCGTAAGTAGATTACAAATTTATACTGCTACCTATTTTAAATTTTCGAGATAAGCTTCTATTGGTCTAATTTCCACAAATTCTGCCGATATAAACTTTGACATATGGCCACTCATCTCATAAGTAGAACTACATCTACATGTTTGATGGGCCTGTTTTTTAATGTTTTCAAAAACCCAAAGTTGTTGGCAGTAGTATTTATGTTCCGAAATTTCGGACACCGCTTTTATGTAGATTTCCATTTTGTTAATAATTTGCCTCTATGATGGGAATCCTAAACTCATACTCTATGTTTGCATAAATGTGCCTTTGTAGCCCTGATATGTGGGCGCGGATAGTATAACATCATGTTTTTTTCCTAAAGCACTCCCAAACATAAGGAAAAGAGTAAGATACTTCATGAGTTCTACTGAGGGTATGTATGATTTTTGCTCTTTCTGCTATATGGTTTGGGTAAAGTTTGTGGAATTGTACCTGTAAGATATTGATTTTATCAATCAAATTAGTTTGTATAATTCTATTTATTAGATCGTACTCTCCACCCTCGATGTTAATGGAAATAAGGTCTACAACGCGGGTGTCTCCGATATTTTCTCTCCAAAAATCAAATATATCTAACATCACTACTCTTTCCTTAGGTTCCTTGACATCTAGGAACACGGAACTTCGTTCTCCCTGTACCACTATTTCCTCCAAAGAGTTTTTACCTGACAATCCGGCTTTAATAACCTTTATTTTGTCGTTGTTACGGTACTTACTTACCAAGATGTTATAAAATCTTTCCACAGGTTCAAAGATAAACATAAAAGGATTGTACTTGGAAATAATCTTATCGGAAAAAACCCGGTGTATCCACCAACGTCTATTACTATGCTTTCAGTTGTTAGTGGATGGTTGGTAAGAAAATCTTCATTTCCGTTATGCAGATACCATTTAGCAACTTGGGCTTTATGAGTATCGCATAATATGTACTTGCTAAATAAGTAATAAGGTAAGGCTAGCAGTCTTTTCATAAAACAAAACCTGACTTACAACACTAACCAATCTTTGGGTGCCTCAAATCTGTATTTGGGCATCCAATAACCGGGGGCTATTCTTGTTGCCCCTGAATTCCTGTTTAAATACGCACCCCAGAAAGCAAAGGAGCTGTTGCTAATGATATTATGTTTGCAAAGCGATATCAATCTCAGAAAAGTCTTAAATCTATCACCAATATAATTTTTGTCTAGAATAACACACTCTTTGGGAGGTAATTTTAAGGTGTCTTTTGCCCATTCCGGATCATCGTAAGAGAAAACATAGAACTTTGGTTTCTCAACTTTTTGTCTTATTAAATCGATAGCTTTTCCGTAATAATTTTCATCTAGCTGGACAAATACATCTTTGTGTTTTGGATTTAAATAATCACCGCGACGTATGCTGATAGATACGGAATTGGAGTTTACTATGTCTTTTTCTATATCTTCGTATTTTTTGTCGTATAGTTTGTCTGTATCAAAAATATTCTTTATCAACTCGTTATTGGCTTCAAAATATTTATAATTATTCCAAAAACCTTCTAGTGTAATGCTCTTTTTCGCTTTTAAAGCTTTTTCGTAAAGCTTATCATCAAAAATGTAAGGATTCTTTCCTTCTGAAATATATCCACCTTTTGCAATTGATTTGATTTTAGTAATTGGATATCCAAGATACTTGTAAACCGCGTTTGGCATTATGGTGGAAACTTTTCTTTCTTTTACTCCAAACAAATCTAATTCGTAATTTCTGTAAGTAAAGTATTTTACTGGTATTCTACAATCCAAAAAACTTGTATCAAATACTACCTCCTCGTTTTTTATAACTGAAATATTTTTGGCAAATGCGTACTGGAACATTTGATTTCCCAGCCCACCCTTTAGTATCACCGTGATCATATGTATTATTAGTTATAATTTTGTAAGTACCATTCGTAGGTTAGTTTTATACCTTCTTCTAAACTTGTTTTTGGCCTCCAACCCATAGATGTTATCTTGCTTACATCCACAAGCTTTCTTGGAGTACCGTCAGGCTTTGAGGTATCAGTTTTTATTTCCCCGTTATAACCGACTATTCTCGCAACCAATTTTGCGAGATCTATTATTGGTATATCTTCGCCAACCCCAATGTTTATTATTTCAGAATCTTCGTAATTCTCCATCAGGAATATCAAAGCTTCTGCTAAATCGTCTACATATAAAAACTCTCTTCTTGGAGTTCCCGTACCCCATATAACAACCTCTTTTGCGTTGTTTGTTTTAGCTTCGTGAAATCTTCTTATAAAAGCTGGTAACACGTGTGATGTGGTTAAATCAAAATTATCATTTGGACCATATAGGTTGGTTGGCATAACGCTTATGAAGTTTGTGCCGTACTGCTTGTTGTAAGCTTGGCACATTTTAATACCTGCTATTTTTGCTACGGCATAGGCCTCGTTAGTTTCTTCCAGCGGGCCTGTTAATAGATACTCCTCTTTTAGTGGTTGAGGCGCTAACTTTGGATATATGCAGGTTGATCCCAAAAAACACAGCTTTTTAACCTTATTGAGGTAAGAATAATGTATAACATTGTTTTGTATCTTTAAGTTTTCGTAGATGAATTCTGCTGGGTAGTCCCTATTAGCTATTATACCACCAACTTTAGCTGCGGCTAAGAAAACATATTCAGGTTTTTGCTCAGAAAAGAAGCTTGCGGTTTGGAGTTCGTTAGTTAAGTCTAATTCAGATTTGGTTTTATATATTAGGTTGGTATAACCTAAACTTTCCAGTTTCCTTAATATTGCAGACCCCACAAGCCCTTTGTGTCCTGCTACGTATATCTTTGCGTTCTTATGCATTTTTAGCCTCACTTTCAAAATCGGCTTGGCACATTAATTTTACCAAATCTTTGAATTTTGTCTTGGGTTCCCAATCTAATAATTTTTTGGCTTTGCTATAATCACCCACTAGTATATCTACTTCAGCGGGTCTGAAATATTTCGGATCTATTTTTATTATTTCAGTTCCTTTTTTTCTATCCACACCAACTTCTTCAAGACCCTTTCCCCTCCATTCTAGATCTATATCAAAAAACCTACAGGCCTCTTCAACAAACTCTCTTACCGTGTGTGTTTCCCCCGTTGCCAGAACAAAATCATCCGGTTCTTTATATTGAATTATTTTCCATACACCCTCCATAAAATCTTTAGCATAACCCCAGTCCCTTTTAGCCTCCAGATTTCCCAAGTACAAACATTTATCTAAACCTAATTTTATCCTCGCCAGGCCTCTCGTTATTTTTCTTGTTACGAAGGTTTCTCCCCTTCTTGGAGATTCGTGGTTGAACAATATTCCGTTAGCCGCAAATATGCCATAGCTCTCGCGATAATTTTTAGTTATCCAATAAGCAAAAACTTTGGCACAGCCATAGGGGGACCTTGGGTAAAACGGAGTATTTTCGTTCTGTGGTATTTCGACCACTTTCCCGTACATTTCGGAAGATGAAGCTTGATAAAACTTACTATTCAGCCCCAACTCTTTAATAGCATGCAGTATTCTTAGGGTGCCAAGTCCAGTAATATCAGCTGTGTATTCCGGTATATCAAAACTAACTCTCACGTGGCTTTGCGCCCCCAAATGATAAATTTCATCAGGTTGTATATTATGAAGCAATTTATAAATATTACTACTGTCCGAAAGATCCCCATAGTGTAAAAATAATTTTGCACCCCCCATATGTGGGTCTACGTAAATATGCTCAATTCTTTTTGTGTTAAAGGTAGATGCTCTCCTTATTAACCCGTGAACCTCATAACCCTTTTCTAGTAAGAGTTCTGCCAAATAAGAACCATCTTGACCTGTTATTCCTGTAATAAATGCTTTTTTTGTTTGTTTCATTTGGATTTTAAAAATAAATTCCTCAATTTTTTGAACACTCCTATTGTTATAAACGGAGGTGCCAGCAATGTCAAAACAGTAAATATATAAGCTAAACAGTCTGAAATATTAAATACGTAACTTGGTTTTTTTGCATACCGTCTCCTGATAGCCAAAGTCGCCTTTATTTGTTTTCTCAATTTGGTAAAGGTGGCTGAGCTTGAATGCTCTCTGTATTTAAGTAGCACCTCTGGTATATTGGCAAATTTATAATATTCTCCAATTCTGAAAGACATGTCTATGTCTTCGGCTGGAGGGTAGGCTGGATTGAAGTAACCAACCTTATCAATAGATTCC contains these protein-coding regions:
- a CDS encoding FkbM family methyltransferase: MNETIERLKRNGFVKSCRYIWYEIAAFVKRTLFSTYSQLGEDVVIDSILGNKSEGFYIDVGANDPIRFNNTARFYKKGWCGINIEPDIKKYKKLLKMRPRDINLNVGVSTKTGFMTFYKFIPDTLSTFSIEERDNNIKMGYKMIDEIHVETVTLSSIVSTYANNRAIDFLTIDTEGNDLDVLKSYDWEHGPQPKLICLEIFQQQNGEIDGYLTSLGYVKKYDNGLNAIYVYSSSS
- a CDS encoding FkbM family methyltransferase, with translation MFIFEPVERFYNILVSKYRNNDKIKVIKAGLSGKNSLEEIVVQGERSSVFLDVKEPKERVVMLDIFDFWRENIGDTRVVDLISINIEGGEYDLINRIIQTNLIDKINILQVQFHKLYPNHIAERAKIIHTLSRTHEVSYSFPYVWECFRKKT
- a CDS encoding alpha-1,2-fucosyltransferase, with product MILKGGLGNQMFQYAFAKNISVIKNEEVVFDTSFLDCRIPVKYFTYRNYELDLFGVKERKVSTIMPNAVYKYLGYPITKIKSIAKGGYISEGKNPYIFDDKLYEKALKAKKSITLEGFWNNYKYFEANNELIKNIFDTDKLYDKKYEDIEKDIVNSNSVSISIRRGDYLNPKHKDVFVQLDENYYGKAIDLIRQKVEKPKFYVFSYDDPEWAKDTLKLPPKECVILDKNYIGDRFKTFLRLISLCKHNIISNSSFAFWGAYLNRNSGATRIAPGYWMPKYRFEAPKDWLVL
- a CDS encoding GDP-L-fucose synthase translates to MHKNAKIYVAGHKGLVGSAILRKLESLGYTNLIYKTKSELDLTNELQTASFFSEQKPEYVFLAAAKVGGIIANRDYPAEFIYENLKIQNNVIHYSYLNKVKKLCFLGSTCIYPKLAPQPLKEEYLLTGPLEETNEAYAVAKIAGIKMCQAYNKQYGTNFISVMPTNLYGPNDNFDLTTSHVLPAFIRRFHEAKTNNAKEVVIWGTGTPRREFLYVDDLAEALIFLMENYEDSEIINIGVGEDIPIIDLAKLVARIVGYNGEIKTDTSKPDGTPRKLVDVSKITSMGWRPKTSLEEGIKLTYEWYLQNYN
- the gmd gene encoding GDP-mannose 4,6-dehydratase, which translates into the protein MKQTKKAFITGITGQDGSYLAELLLEKGYEVHGLIRRASTFNTKRIEHIYVDPHMGGAKLFLHYGDLSDSSNIYKLLHNIQPDEIYHLGAQSHVRVSFDIPEYTADITGLGTLRILHAIKELGLNSKFYQASSSEMYGKVVEIPQNENTPFYPRSPYGCAKVFAYWITKNYRESYGIFAANGILFNHESPRRGETFVTRKITRGLARIKLGLDKCLYLGNLEAKRDWGYAKDFMEGVWKIIQYKEPDDFVLATGETHTVREFVEEACRFFDIDLEWRGKGLEEVGVDRKKGTEIIKIDPKYFRPAEVDILVGDYSKAKKLLDWEPKTKFKDLVKLMCQADFESEAKNA